Part of the Bacteroidota bacterium genome is shown below.
AAAGCCTCCGTAGTATGTATTAATTCCTCAAATACGGGCACGGCTTCTGCCCGTAAAGTCAATATATTTTTTTTAGGTTGTTGGGCTATATCTGCATTGCGCAACAAAAACAGTTCGTTAAAACCTATGTTGGCTTCCTTTAGCTCCGCCACCCACTCCGTAGCATGCAGTAAAGTTATAGCGGCCTGCATAGGCACATGGGTTTCGCAGTCGTTTACAATGCTGCTAATAACTTGTGTTTCGACTAAATAATTCATTTTGGCTATGCGGCTGCCAAACCTGTCCATACGCTCCAGTATTAATTGACTCGCTTCCCGGTAAGTGGCATTATAATGTGTTTCATAGCTCTCCACCAGTTTGCGTATGCCTACTATAGCCGCATCGCGCCTGGCATCCAAACTTTCAATATCATTGGTTGCTTTGTTTCTTTTATCTACCATAAAAACCGTATCCATATCGGCTATACAGTTTTCCAGCGCCACTACCAATGGCTCCAGTTGCAAAGCGCTTATATCGTATGCACGGTAGATGGCTACCGTATCAATATAATACTGCATCAATACTTTGTTGCGGTAATCTTTTAGTTTGGGTACAGTTTTCATAGCTAAGCTCCTTTACAGTTTGGCTACTACATAAAAGCAAAAAGAAAGAAAAACGTATGTGTTTTTGCCTCTTTTTTTTGTAAAAACATGCTGCCTACGTTAGCGGGAACTAAAATAAATGAATGTAAAGCTTGCTCCCCCGGGGAGGAGCAAAAACCTTGCGCGGTAAAGGCTGCTCCGCTGCGGAGCAACACTTCCCACCAAAAAGAAAAGCTGCTCCCCTGCGGAGCAACAAAAAATTCCTGCGGTAAAACGTGCTCCGCAGCGGAGCACACTTTAGCGCGTGTTTTAAAAGCCGCTCCGTTGGGGAGAAACAAAAACGGACAAGAAAAACATTTACTGACAAAATAACAATTAACTATAAATAAAGTGAAATCTTCACGATTAACGTAGTATAATCAACCCTCTTGAACACAATTTCCCAAAACTATAAAGCACAATTTAAAGCCACAAAAAAGGCAATAATGTATAATTTTTAAAGTAAACACTGAGGATGAACTGCGTCACCCAATGTTTTCAATACTTGTCATATATAACTTTTTAAATATTGATGTAGAAAATCCATATTTAATATTATTAAACGTAATTATTTTCAATAAAAGTTTTCATTTTACAACAACAAACACCCTTACATGCATCTGACAAACAAATACTTACAAAAAATATGGCATGATATTAGTGGATTCCGTATAAAAAAATTATATGATAGAAAAAGAAATAAATGAAGAGCAATTGAAACTTCTTGAGTATTTAAAAGAGTTTTACCCATCAAAAGAAATTGATATTACAAATTTCTTTAAAAAAGCAAGAGCTAAATATAATGTTAGCGATCAGTATTTATATTATAATGTTTATGCTCAAATAGAAAATAGATTCATAGATTTTCATGTTGATTCAATAAAATTGAATTTTTCAGCTGATGTCTTCCCTGTTCATGCTACACTTAAGCAAGAAGGATATGAATATTTAAATTCTATACCTGTTTCAAAACAAAATAAAAGAACTGCATTCTGGTACTATCCCTTACTAATTCTTTCTTTATTTGGAAACTTCAAAACATTTGTTCTTGATCCAAATCAGAGCCCAAAACCCATCATTATTGAACAAAAACTGCAAGAAATAGATAGTTTGATTAAAACTATTCAATCAAATATGCCGACCATATATAATAACATTTCTAAAAATTAAACTTATTGATACTTATAATTAACAATCATAACAAAATATCAAACAATAAATATAATGACAGATATAATTACAAAAACCAAAACATCAATTGAACTTCCAACTTTTAATGGGGGTTTTAATCAAAAAAACTTAAAGGAACATATAAATAATTTAAAACCAGATGTGCTTAAAGATGAGGCTGCATTAGCAGAACAATTAACTATTATAATAGACAAGTTTCACTTGGAACAAGTTCATTTCTCGGAGTGTGAAGTATTAGGTCATGAATATCTATGGAATGAAAAAGGCGAATTCACTTTTAATGTTAGAATTAATTTCAAAGGGTCTATTGAATTATTTCAATACTATGATGACAAACTAAGAAAAGAAAAAATAAGTAAAAATCCTCATGGAAAAGAACCTAACAATCTTAAAATATACCAACCAGATGATAATAAAACAATTATTTTTAACTTTAAAATAGACTCCTTAAATAATAACCTTGACTTAAATAGAAAAATTGAAGATACCTTATTTTATACTAAGGAATTGATTAATGCAAATAACCAAAAAGTAGAGGACTATAATAAAGAAATCTCCTATCAAATTAAATTAATGCTCTATGATTATCAAAAAATCATACTCAGGTTATATAATATGACTACCGATTAAAATAGTTCGAATAAATTTTACAAATCTACTTCTATATTGCCTCCTCAATATAGATACATGAAAGAATTACTATTAAAACAAATACAATTTGAACATTGGGCCAATACTACTTTGCTGGCTTCTATGAAAACCGCCAATCCATTAGATGCAAGAGCCCTCTTTTTGTTTTCGCATATTTTATCGGCCAGTAATATGTGGTTAAGCAGGGTTAATGGCACACCTATTACTACTGCCCTGTTCCAGGAAAGAGATTTAGCCGAATGTGAAGCTTTGATACACGAAAACACCAAAAACTGGATTGAGTTCATCAATAAAACGGATGAAGCTGAATTCAAAAAAATACTGGAGTTTATTTTACCTGTTGACGGAAGCCAAAGACGTATCCGTGTGCAGGATGGTATTTTGCATGTGGTGCACCACTCCTCATACCACCGTGGCCAGATTGTTACCAAACTAAAAGGTACGGTAGAAACCCTGCCACTGGTTACCTATATTATTTATGCTATTGAAAACCTTGATTAAATAGCGCACAACCAAAATTTAACTGTTTAATAATTAAAGTATTTGGGCGTTGGAAAAATATTTTTTTATCTTGTTGTCCGGTTTTAAAAAGTCAATCGTCATTAGGGTACAAATTCAATAAATTTTTACAACTTAAAAACAACAATTATGACACCAGAAGTTAATGCAATTAATTGGTTTGAAATATCGGTAAGCGATATTTCACGCGCCAAAAAGTTTTACGAAACTATTTTTGGTATTGAAATGCCTGTACAGGAAATGATGGGTATGCAAATGGCCTTTTTTCCCGGTGAAAACGGGAACGGAAAAGTGGGCGGAGCCCTGGTACAAAGCAATTCGCATAAGCCTAGCATGGATGGCGCTAAAATATATTTAAATGGGAACCCCGATTTGGATAATGCTTTAAGCAAAGTAGCAACAGCAGGCGGTAAGGTAGTAATGCCTAAAACACATATTGCCGATGATATAGGCCATATGGCATTTTTTATTGACAGTGAAGGAAACAACGTAGCTTTACATTCTAACAATTAATTAAAACCGAAGATGAAAGACTTTTTATTGATTTTTAGAATGGATGTAAATACACCACAACCGCAATTATCGCCCGATGAAATACAAGCTATGATGAAACCTTGGCAAGACTGGATGGGTAGCATAGCTGCACAAAACAAATTGGTTGACCAGGGTAATAGACTAGAGCCTAATGGCCGTGTGGTTAAACCGAATAATATAGTAACCGATGGCCCTTTTGTAGAAATAAAAGAAGCCGTAGGTGGTTATACCATTATCAAAGCAGCATCGTTTGACGAGGCGGTAGAGATTTCCAAAGGCTGCCCTATTCTGCATGTTGGCGGACACGTAGAAGTACGAGCCATTATACCGATGGATTAATTATTTGAAAACAATAAATTGCCTGCTCGTTTTAAAACAGAGCAGGCAATTTTTTTTATGCAAACAGAAACTGATTTAATACCTCACCTGTTTAGAACAGAGTTTAGCAAGCTGGTAGCGGTACTCAGTAAGCTGTTTGGTATTGAACACATAGAAACGGCTGAAGATATAGTAAGCGAAACGTTTTTACTGGCAGCCGAAACCTGGGGACAAAAAGGCTTACCACCCAATCCTACTGCCTGGCTTTATACCGTTTCAAAAAATAAAACGCTCGATTATATTAAGCGCAACAAACTGTTTTCCGATAAAATTGCGCCCGCTTTACAATCCAGTCAGGACTTCAGCATCAGCGAAAAGGAAATTGATTTATCGCCACGAAACATAAACGATAGTCAGCTGCAAATGATGTTTGCCATTTGCCACCCGGGCATACCTGTAGAAGCACAAATAGGTTTATCGCTTAATATTTTGTGTGGTTTTGGTGCGGAAGAAATAGCCGATGCATTTTTATCGAACAAAGAAACCATATACAAACGCTTGGCCCGTGCTAAGGAAAAACTAAGAACGGAAAAAGTAAAAATAGAGCTGCCTCCGCCAACGGAAATAAGCAACAGGCTGGATACCATTTTAACTACTTTGTATTTATTGTTTAATGAGGGCTATTACTCTTCCTCCCAAAATACCACCTTGCGCCAGGAGTTGTGTATAGAAGCCATGCGCTTAAACCTGATGCTTATTACCAATGCCGCTACCAATATACCCGCAG
Proteins encoded:
- a CDS encoding DinB family protein gives rise to the protein MKELLLKQIQFEHWANTTLLASMKTANPLDARALFLFSHILSASNMWLSRVNGTPITTALFQERDLAECEALIHENTKNWIEFINKTDEAEFKKILEFILPVDGSQRRIRVQDGILHVVHHSSYHRGQIVTKLKGTVETLPLVTYIIYAIENLD
- a CDS encoding DUF6596 domain-containing protein; this translates as MQTETDLIPHLFRTEFSKLVAVLSKLFGIEHIETAEDIVSETFLLAAETWGQKGLPPNPTAWLYTVSKNKTLDYIKRNKLFSDKIAPALQSSQDFSISEKEIDLSPRNINDSQLQMMFAICHPGIPVEAQIGLSLNILCGFGAEEIADAFLSNKETIYKRLARAKEKLRTEKVKIELPPPTEISNRLDTILTTLYLLFNEGYYSSSQNTTLRQELCIEAMRLNLMLITNAATNIPAANALLALMCFHSSRFEARTNQNGELILYEEQDETLWNKELISKGELYLNQASQGKQLTKYHLEAAIAYWHTHKKDSAEKWENILQLYNKLLIVAYSPIVALNRTYALAKANGKIAAIQEAEKLNLQHLHLYHSLLGNLYTEVDNAKAKAHFNTALSLAKTTADKQVITKSAAALQ
- a CDS encoding VOC family protein, whose amino-acid sequence is MTPEVNAINWFEISVSDISRAKKFYETIFGIEMPVQEMMGMQMAFFPGENGNGKVGGALVQSNSHKPSMDGAKIYLNGNPDLDNALSKVATAGGKVVMPKTHIADDIGHMAFFIDSEGNNVALHSNN
- a CDS encoding YciI family protein, whose translation is MKDFLLIFRMDVNTPQPQLSPDEIQAMMKPWQDWMGSIAAQNKLVDQGNRLEPNGRVVKPNNIVTDGPFVEIKEAVGGYTIIKAASFDEAVEISKGCPILHVGGHVEVRAIIPMD
- a CDS encoding DUF6261 family protein codes for the protein MKTVPKLKDYRNKVLMQYYIDTVAIYRAYDISALQLEPLVVALENCIADMDTVFMVDKRNKATNDIESLDARRDAAIVGIRKLVESYETHYNATYREASQLILERMDRFGSRIAKMNYLVETQVISSIVNDCETHVPMQAAITLLHATEWVAELKEANIGFNELFLLRNADIAQQPKKNILTLRAEAVPVFEELIHTTEAFYITLKKTEYLELMKQMDALSKQCNNTVPKGQRGDE